A region from the Anoplolepis gracilipes chromosome 2, ASM4749672v1, whole genome shotgun sequence genome encodes:
- the LOC140662838 gene encoding L-lactate dehydrogenase, with protein sequence MATTLKDQLLTTVTDCVPNGKNKITVVGVGQVGMACAFSILTSHVSSDVVLIDVMVDKLKGEMLDLQHGSAFMKNAKVNASTDYAATANSSLCIVTAGARQREGETRLNLVQRNTDIFKGIIPQLVKYSPNTILLIVSNPVDILTYVAWKLSGLPKNKVIGSGTNLDSARFRFLLSQRLNVAPTSCHGWIIGEHGDTSVPVWSGVNVAGVRLRELNEYVGTDKDKEHWNELHKQVVQSAYEVIKLKGYTSWAIGLSVSHLASAILRNSNQVHAVSTLVTGYHGIKEEVFLSLPCTLGEDGVTHVVQQKLTDDELALLHKSSGMMHEVQQGLKF encoded by the exons ATGGCTACAACATTAAAAGATCAACTTTTAACTACTGTTACGGACTGTGTGCCAAATGGTAAAAACAAAATCACAGTAGTTGGTGTAGGTCAAGTTGGAATGGCCTGTGCTTTTAGCATTTTAACAAGT CACGTTTCAAGTGATGTGGTATTAATTGATGTAATGGTTGATAAGCTAAAAGGGGAAATGTTGGATTTGCAACATGGCAGTGCATTCatgaaaaatgcaaaagtCAATGCTAGTACAGATTACGCTGCTACTGCGAATTCGAGTCTTTGTATTGTTACGGCGGGTGCCCGTCAGCGTGAAGGCGAAACTAGACTAAATCTGGTTCAACGTAACACTGACATCTTTAAAGGCATCATTCCTCAGTTGGTCAAATATAGTCCAAACACGATTCTCTTGATCGTTTCCAACCCTGTggatattttaacatatgtaGCATGGAAACTCTCTGGCTTGCCAAAGAATAAAGTCATTGGCAGCGGTACGAATCTGGATTCTGCTCGTTTCCGCTTCCTGTTATCTCAAAGACTTAACGTCGCACCTACATCCTGCCATGGTTGGATTATTGGAGAACATGGTGACACCAgcg TGCCTGTGTGGTCCGGAGTTAATGTTGCTGGAGTGCGTTTGCGTGAGCTCAACGAGTACGTGGGTACTGATAAAGATAAGGAACATTGGAACGAACTGCATAAACAGGTAGTGCAAAGCGCATATGAGGTGATCAAGCTGAAGGGTTATACTTCTTGGGCTATTGGTCTTAGCGTATCGCATCTTGCATCAGCAATATTGAGAAATTCAAATCAAGTGCATGCTGTATCCACGCTGGTTACT GGTTATCATGGAATTAAGGAAGAAGTGTTTTTATCCTTACCTTGCACGCTGGGTGAAGATGGCGTCACGCACGTTGTTCAGCAAAAATTAACAGATGATGAACTTGCACTGCTACATAAATCTTCAGGGATGATGCACGAAGTGCAACAAGgcctcaaattttaa
- the LOC140662773 gene encoding L-lactate dehydrogenase — MVLSSILSKSSLSICLKNFVCVTSTTTKGSIRSRHTRALPSTVLSKIFGSNKGKPFGKDVTAGSDLQKAVNFVSPCLREELLCKTSEPVRDCCHKVSIVGAGMVGVAVANALLFQRITSHIAIVDAFPKKLEGEGMDYCHCSGLIGDPKIEYDTDFCITSNSKVIVICAGVRPLKGESRLNLVQRNTEILKNIIPPLANYSPNGVFVIISNPVDILAWVTWKLSGFPVQQVIGSGTHLDSSRFRYMIGNRLGIAPSSVGAFMIGEHGDSMVPLWSGVNVAGVQFRDIIPNIGLETDDEKWYEIAQQVVKFGPMVRCLKGYSNTAIGLSAVDIIIAILRNTQAIIPVSTLVQGHHDVCHDIFLSLPCSIGENGITNIIRMHITEYEKKLFQSSANIVYNTQKDINIKS, encoded by the exons ATGGTTCTATCATCTATACTATCAAAGTCATCGCTATCgatatgtttgaaaaattttgtctgCGTGACATCAACGACGACAAAAGGCTCCATCAGAAGTCGACATACTCGTGCTTTACCGTCGAcagttttatcgaaaattttcgGAAGTAATAAAGGGAAACCTTTCGGAAAAGATGTAACTGCTGGCTCAGATTTACAGAAAGCAGTTAATTTTGT TTCGCCATGCTTACGAGAAGAGCTCTTATGCAAGACCTCGGAACCAGTTAGAGACTGTTGTCATAAAGTCAGTATTGTCGGTGCTGGTATGGTTGGCGTTGCTGTTGCCAATGCGCTCCTCTTTCAA cgGATTACTTCGCACATTGCAATAGTAGATGCCTTTCCTAAAAAGCTGGAAGGCGAAGGAATGGATTATTGTCATTGTTCTGGATTGATAGGTGATCCAAAGATCGAGTATGATACag ATTTTTGTATAACAAGTAATTCGAAAGTCATAGTGATTTGTGCGGGTGTACGACCTTTGAAAGGCGAAAGTCGACTTAATTTGGTGCAAAGAAATACAGAGATATTGAAAAACATAATACCACCTCTAGCAAATTATAGTCCTAATGGAGTGTTTGTCATTATCAGCAATCctg TGGATATCTTGGCCTGGGTTACCTGGAAGCTGAGCGGATTTCCGGTCCAACAAGTAATTGGCAGTGGAACTCATCTGGATAGCTCAAGATTTCGCTATATGATTGGTAATCGATTAGGAATAGCGCCAAGTTCAGTTGGAGCATTTATGATCGGTGAACACGGGGACAGTATGG TTCCACTCTGGTCCGGAGTAAACGTTGCAGGAGTGCAGTTCCGCGATATTATCCCGAATATTGGTCTGGAGACGGATGATGAAAAGTGGTACGAAATAGCGCAACAAGTCGTAAAATT tgGTCCGATGGTGCGGTGTTTAAAAGGATACTCAAATACGGCCATTGGACTTTCCGCAGTAGACATCATAATCGCAATATTACGCAATACGCAAGCGATTATACCAGTTTCAACTCTAGTACag GGTCATCATGATGTCTGCCACGATATCTTCCTGTCGCTACCTTGCTCGATTGGCGAAAATGGCATCACAAATATCATACGAATGCACATAACCGAATACGAGAAGAAACTGTTCCAGTCTTCGGCAAACATCGTGTATAACACACAGAAAGATATCAACATTAAATCTTGA